From Triticum urartu cultivar G1812 chromosome 2, Tu2.1, whole genome shotgun sequence, a single genomic window includes:
- the LOC125536999 gene encoding SH3 domain-containing protein 3-like yields the protein MEAFRKQASKFKEQVAKQQQAVIKQFSTTGYERSDSVVIDEVELQQHQRLEKLYSSTRSGRDFQKDIVRAAEGLVSIGSKHIEVGATDEPDGWDWHQA from the exons ATGGAGGCGTTCAGGAAGCAGGCGAGCAAGTTCAAGGAGCAGGTCGCCAAGCAGCAGCAG GCTGTGATAAAACAATTCAGCACTACTGGTTACGAGCGTTCAGATTCTGTTGTCATTGATGAAGTTGAATTACAGCAACATCAAAGGCTTGAGAAATTGTACAGTTCTACTCGTTCTGGAAGG GATTTTCAAAAGGACATAGTTCGAGCAGCTGAAGGCTTGGTGTCTATTGGAAGCAAGCATATTGAAGTGG GTGCGACAGATGAGCCAGACGGTTGGGACTGGCACCAGGCGTAG